A single region of the Halopiger xanaduensis SH-6 genome encodes:
- the flaJ gene encoding archaellar assembly protein FlaJ, with amino-acid sequence MGITDRTAGAADLTKSIIQAYDEMELPAKIYLPAILLPAVLIFLGTIVAAVVVDLFLLARLLLPVLGLLIVLAAVGYPRLAVDRRRIEMENRFHLFVIHMTVLSTTNIDRMEVLRQLAQEEEYGELADEMQRIVDLVDVWHLSLDDACRRRAKAVPSESVADLLERMAYTLSAGQGLAEFLQQEQDVLVEKYSTVYRQSLSNLDVLKDLYLSLIISTTFALVFAIVLPLLTGNNPTITVSIVIVMFTFVQIGFFFVIHAIVPDDPIWYLEDGYRTTTKKLLLGSTVVGVGGSVLVVGVMLFMFFGVLPGTGLVKSLPMLLYMPIATTPLLIPGAVFWHAERKTFDRDREFPNFIRALGTSESAKQSTTSEVLSTLRDQDFGPLTENIDDLYRRLNMRLSTEKSWRYFTGDAHSFLVQKFSEMYLIGREMGGGPKRLGELISQNMSVIINLREERKQQTTTLVGVIYGITAAASFAFFIGLELAAMLSSFDIDMQSQIMSGSLIHTDQYNIHVLRYLILLVLIFNAFISSLLLRVADGGHFGNSYFHFTALLWMGSITGAITERLIDAIITVDL; translated from the coding sequence ATGGGGATTACCGACCGCACTGCGGGAGCAGCCGACCTTACGAAGTCCATCATTCAGGCGTACGACGAGATGGAGCTTCCCGCGAAGATCTATCTTCCCGCAATCTTGCTGCCGGCGGTGCTGATCTTCCTCGGAACGATCGTCGCGGCGGTCGTCGTCGACCTGTTCCTGCTGGCCCGGCTGCTCCTTCCGGTGCTCGGGCTACTGATCGTCCTGGCTGCCGTCGGCTATCCGCGACTCGCCGTCGACAGGCGCCGCATCGAGATGGAAAACCGGTTCCACCTGTTCGTGATCCACATGACGGTGCTGTCGACGACCAACATCGACCGGATGGAGGTTCTGCGCCAGCTCGCCCAGGAGGAGGAGTACGGCGAACTCGCGGACGAGATGCAACGCATCGTCGATCTGGTCGACGTCTGGCACCTGAGCCTCGACGACGCGTGCCGACGGCGCGCGAAGGCGGTTCCCAGCGAGTCCGTTGCCGACCTGTTAGAACGAATGGCCTACACGCTGAGCGCCGGCCAGGGGTTGGCCGAATTCCTCCAACAGGAGCAGGACGTCCTGGTCGAGAAGTACTCGACCGTCTACAGGCAGTCGCTCAGCAACCTCGACGTGCTGAAGGACCTGTACCTCTCGCTTATCATCTCGACGACGTTCGCGCTGGTGTTCGCGATCGTCCTCCCGCTGCTGACCGGTAACAATCCGACGATCACCGTCAGCATCGTCATCGTGATGTTCACGTTCGTCCAGATCGGCTTTTTCTTCGTGATCCACGCGATCGTCCCGGACGATCCCATCTGGTACCTCGAGGACGGCTACCGGACGACGACCAAGAAACTGCTGCTCGGCTCGACGGTCGTCGGCGTCGGCGGGAGCGTCCTGGTGGTCGGAGTGATGCTGTTCATGTTCTTCGGCGTACTCCCCGGAACGGGGCTCGTGAAGTCGCTGCCGATGTTGCTGTACATGCCGATCGCGACGACGCCGCTGTTGATTCCGGGTGCCGTGTTCTGGCACGCGGAGCGAAAGACGTTCGACCGCGACCGGGAGTTTCCGAACTTCATCCGCGCGCTGGGAACCAGCGAGAGCGCGAAGCAGAGCACGACCTCGGAGGTGCTGTCGACGCTTCGAGACCAGGACTTCGGGCCGTTGACGGAGAATATCGACGATCTGTACCGCCGGCTGAACATGCGCCTGAGCACGGAGAAGTCCTGGCGGTACTTCACCGGCGACGCGCACTCCTTTCTGGTCCAGAAGTTCAGCGAGATGTACCTGATCGGTCGGGAGATGGGCGGCGGACCGAAACGGCTCGGCGAACTCATCAGTCAGAACATGAGCGTGATCATCAACCTGCGCGAGGAGCGGAAGCAACAGACGACGACGCTCGTCGGCGTCATCTACGGGATCACGGCGGCGGCGTCGTTCGCCTTCTTCATCGGGTTGGAACTGGCGGCGATGCTCTCGAGTTTCGACATCGACATGCAGAGCCAGATCATGTCCGGTTCCCTGATCCACACCGATCAGTACAACATCCACGTGCTGCGGTATCTCATCCTCCTCGTGCTCATTTTTAACGCGTTCATCTCGTCGCTACTGCTCCGGGTGGCGGACGGCGGCCACTTCGGAAACTCCTACTTCCACTTCACGGCGCTGCTCTGGATGGGGTCGATTACCGGTGCAATCACGGAGCGACTGATCGACGCGATCATCACCGTCGATCTGTGA
- a CDS encoding FlaD/FlaE family flagellar protein — MSILDDDDELEDESADDDLLGGADDGLMGGEMGFADDDDGSSDDEELSYRLDEIEKEIDSLEGKVETVRGENEKISDSIQTVERNVDRLVDMYEIVTQGINPFVGDQEIGDAFETATGDGGVFGGDDPADDIDDDITNAEAEDFLDDDLEEVDEDEDDFAADEFDDGDGIDDPLEEDGDGFDDGAEDDALEDDPFADEFDEDDEDDEDADEFGVDDEADGDQTGADEHELEESSDPEPEPEPMQTAEAVEQTTDASETTALGENGEMGEPPYLVRHPSRTDAELVTIEWLQYLIETAGMDGAARTIAYYESIDWISDPVETYLQSLLNGFTDAPVADDEIEPRSVLTTDEHKRSLQYIANIATPEKATELSIEPPVEADAADPSGE, encoded by the coding sequence ATGAGCATACTCGATGACGACGACGAACTAGAGGACGAAAGCGCCGACGACGACCTGCTGGGCGGTGCCGACGACGGCCTGATGGGCGGCGAAATGGGATTCGCCGACGATGATGACGGCAGCTCCGACGACGAGGAGCTCTCCTACCGGCTCGACGAGATCGAGAAGGAGATCGATTCCCTCGAGGGAAAGGTCGAAACGGTCCGGGGCGAAAACGAGAAGATCAGCGACTCGATCCAGACCGTCGAGCGGAACGTCGACCGGCTCGTCGACATGTACGAGATCGTCACGCAGGGGATCAACCCCTTCGTGGGCGATCAGGAGATCGGCGACGCGTTCGAGACGGCGACGGGCGACGGCGGCGTCTTCGGCGGCGACGATCCCGCCGACGATATCGACGACGATATCACGAACGCCGAAGCCGAAGACTTCCTCGACGACGACCTCGAGGAAGTCGACGAGGACGAAGACGACTTCGCGGCGGACGAGTTCGACGACGGTGACGGGATCGACGACCCGCTCGAGGAGGATGGGGACGGGTTCGACGACGGTGCCGAAGACGATGCGCTCGAGGACGATCCGTTCGCGGACGAGTTCGACGAGGACGACGAGGACGACGAAGACGCCGACGAGTTCGGAGTTGACGACGAAGCTGATGGAGACCAGACGGGTGCCGACGAGCACGAACTCGAGGAGTCGTCTGATCCTGAGCCCGAGCCCGAGCCGATGCAGACGGCGGAAGCGGTTGAGCAAACTACGGATGCCTCAGAAACGACCGCACTCGGCGAGAACGGAGAGATGGGTGAACCGCCGTATCTGGTTCGCCACCCGTCGCGAACCGACGCGGAGCTCGTGACGATCGAGTGGCTGCAGTACCTCATCGAGACGGCCGGGATGGACGGCGCGGCGCGGACGATCGCCTACTACGAGTCGATCGACTGGATCTCCGACCCCGTCGAAACGTATCTCCAATCGCTGCTGAACGGATTCACCGACGCGCCCGTGGCGGACGACGAGATCGAACCGCGGTCGGTACTCACCACCGACGAACACAAGCGGAGCCTGCAGTACATCGCGAACATCGCGACACCCGAGAAAGCGACGGAGCTATCCATCGAGCCGCCGGTCGAAGCCGACGCCGCCGATCCCTCCGGGGAATAA
- a CDS encoding flagellin, whose product MSSVTATHLIMFIGSLVIASAVAGTVIMEVDQVSNSIETRGSAVAEEIETDIAIISDESQSDAIINQTNETATVLVKNIGDRDVPAHPNYVDVLVDGSYDPVTSVERVDTDSNRWAPGGVVEVTASYGDQNVQNDTEITVIVNGNEDSIDTYVE is encoded by the coding sequence ATGTCGAGCGTCACGGCGACGCACTTGATCATGTTCATCGGTAGTCTCGTGATCGCTTCAGCGGTCGCGGGAACGGTAATCATGGAGGTCGATCAGGTGAGTAACTCGATCGAGACGCGGGGCTCGGCGGTCGCCGAGGAGATCGAAACCGATATCGCGATCATCAGCGATGAATCGCAATCCGATGCGATCATCAACCAAACGAACGAGACCGCAACGGTACTGGTGAAAAACATTGGCGATCGAGACGTTCCCGCGCACCCGAACTACGTCGATGTCCTCGTTGACGGCTCCTACGATCCCGTAACGAGCGTCGAACGGGTCGACACCGACAGCAACCGCTGGGCACCCGGCGGCGTCGTCGAAGTCACCGCATCGTACGGGGACCAAAATGTCCAGAACGACACGGAAATTACCGTCATCGTGAACGGCAACGAGGACAGTATAGACACCTACGTAGAGTGA
- a CDS encoding flagellin: protein MRNGQRAFKNLLHQEDTMGFSTSGAIIVILIGVLVAFSAIVPTVFNITSTTGDAFSAKNDQFREQANSEIVIESFETESTVDAVVNVTNDGARSLSVERTDVVVNGEYYPTNDSDAETAIITNDSTRSSSDVWLPGTVLQIEIDNSKLESDSEITGDGDRVKITTERGIAATAEISGGS from the coding sequence TTGAGGAATGGCCAGAGGGCTTTTAAGAATCTGCTACATCAAGAGGATACAATGGGGTTCAGTACGAGCGGCGCTATCATCGTCATACTCATCGGCGTTCTCGTCGCTTTCAGCGCCATCGTCCCCACGGTTTTCAACATTACCAGTACGACTGGCGACGCGTTTTCAGCGAAGAACGACCAGTTTCGTGAGCAGGCAAACTCGGAAATCGTCATCGAATCGTTCGAGACGGAATCAACTGTTGATGCAGTCGTCAACGTGACCAACGACGGCGCACGGTCGCTATCAGTTGAGCGGACAGACGTCGTAGTCAACGGAGAGTACTACCCGACGAACGACTCCGATGCGGAGACGGCAATCATTACGAACGACAGCACACGGTCAAGCAGCGACGTTTGGTTGCCGGGAACCGTGCTGCAGATCGAGATCGATAACAGCAAACTCGAGAGCGACAGCGAAATCACCGGCGACGGAGATCGCGTCAAGATAACGACCGAGCGCGGGATCGCTGCGACAGCCGAAATCAGCGGAGGGAGCTAA
- a CDS encoding archaellin/type IV pilin N-terminal domain-containing protein — protein MFSNEATERGQVGIGTLIVFIAMVLVAAIAAGVLINTAGMLQTQAEATGEESTDLVSERIDVTSEVGIVEDEENPSNLSSINITVTGAAGAGEIDLNETIVQAVGPNGQETLTLANVSNVSDLERGEFAAKDDDGFVDWNNAVLSDENSDFTLIFNPANGPFGDSDAGTEFGEGDESSLSIVSPSGATTEVELRAPDLFTDRGEAVQL, from the coding sequence ATGTTTAGTAACGAAGCAACCGAACGAGGTCAAGTTGGTATCGGTACCCTCATCGTGTTCATCGCGATGGTGCTAGTCGCTGCGATCGCCGCAGGTGTCCTTATCAACACTGCAGGTATGCTGCAGACGCAAGCAGAAGCAACCGGTGAAGAAAGCACGGATCTCGTTTCTGAACGAATCGACGTAACCAGCGAAGTCGGTATCGTTGAGGACGAAGAAAATCCGTCGAATCTTTCCTCGATTAATATTACCGTCACTGGTGCAGCCGGTGCTGGTGAAATCGACCTTAACGAAACAATCGTCCAGGCAGTCGGACCGAACGGTCAAGAAACGCTCACACTGGCAAATGTGTCTAACGTGTCTGATCTCGAACGGGGTGAATTTGCCGCGAAGGATGACGATGGATTCGTCGATTGGAACAATGCGGTTCTCAGCGACGAAAACAGCGACTTCACACTGATCTTTAACCCAGCAAATGGTCCGTTCGGCGACAGTGATGCCGGAACGGAGTTCGGAGAAGGTGACGAATCGTCGCTCAGCATCGTTTCGCCGTCTGGTGCAACTACGGAAGTCGAACTCCGTGCACCCGATCTCTTTACTGATCGCGGCGAAGCAGTTCAGCTCTAA
- a CDS encoding archaellin/type IV pilin N-terminal domain-containing protein: protein MFEHTDGDRGQVGIGTLIVFIAMVLVAAIAAGVLINTAGMLQTQAEATGEESTSQVSDRLEIVSVSGNVSDSNNVTDIDFVLAMAPGSSPIDLNKTTAQFIGSEGEETFTTENDTSGVSITNIQGVTEGGDNPVLTESSDRLKLNVGLNDVGYAELAEGDRMTVTFTTDAGATTQTEIRVPTTITDEDSSVRL, encoded by the coding sequence ATGTTCGAACACACAGACGGAGACCGCGGTCAAGTGGGGATCGGTACCCTCATCGTGTTCATCGCGATGGTGCTGGTCGCTGCGATCGCCGCAGGCGTCCTAATTAACACGGCTGGCATGCTGCAGACGCAGGCAGAAGCCACCGGTGAAGAATCGACAAGTCAAGTGAGCGATCGCCTCGAGATCGTTAGCGTGTCCGGTAACGTCAGCGACTCTAACAACGTCACTGACATTGATTTCGTTCTAGCAATGGCACCCGGCTCGAGTCCGATTGACCTCAATAAGACGACGGCGCAGTTCATCGGTTCGGAGGGTGAAGAAACCTTTACGACCGAAAACGACACTAGCGGTGTTAGTATTACGAATATTCAGGGAGTCACAGAAGGAGGAGACAATCCCGTCCTAACCGAAAGCAGCGACCGACTGAAATTGAACGTCGGTCTTAATGATGTCGGTTACGCTGAACTTGCAGAAGGTGACCGAATGACGGTCACGTTTACGACGGATGCCGGTGCGACGACGCAGACCGAAATTCGCGTCCCGACGACGATCACTGACGAAGATAGCTCGGTGAGGCTGTAA
- a CDS encoding CheF family chemotaxis protein: MSRSEQKLADVTGKFTQVMRDGRKMSDTNWSNGRIVLSNKRLVIASNDGKKTMPLSEIKSIKGRYDVNQTVAKVSDYISINTGADVHLISMAEVNEFELQIQKAILDGEIVLIKHPAVKGGVVQDTSWSKARVKVDTGVANFAVENGSFVQIEVDDVGTVESEERTILSKERPVIEAEHTEDGSSVQTYLSGGPQNCAVLKSVLDKGAEKNASQIDLSGKEEEVLMAIYSGVSPFEVPEFLDINTDEVEEIYERLIELDVLEEVRVRREVALKPRGRNIASEAMNSK; encoded by the coding sequence ATGAGCCGATCCGAACAGAAGCTCGCGGACGTCACCGGCAAGTTCACGCAGGTGATGCGCGACGGGCGCAAGATGTCCGATACCAACTGGTCGAACGGCCGGATCGTCCTCTCGAACAAGCGCCTGGTGATCGCGAGCAACGACGGGAAAAAGACGATGCCGCTCTCGGAGATCAAGTCGATCAAGGGGCGGTACGACGTCAACCAGACGGTCGCGAAGGTCTCGGACTACATCAGCATCAACACCGGCGCGGACGTCCACCTGATCTCGATGGCCGAGGTCAACGAGTTCGAGCTCCAGATCCAGAAGGCGATCCTCGACGGCGAGATCGTCCTCATCAAGCACCCGGCGGTCAAGGGCGGCGTCGTCCAGGACACCAGCTGGAGCAAGGCCCGCGTCAAGGTCGACACCGGCGTCGCGAACTTCGCCGTCGAGAACGGCTCGTTCGTCCAGATCGAGGTCGACGACGTCGGCACGGTCGAAAGTGAGGAGCGGACGATCCTCTCGAAGGAACGGCCCGTCATCGAAGCCGAACACACCGAGGACGGCTCGAGCGTCCAGACGTACCTCTCGGGCGGCCCGCAGAACTGCGCAGTCCTCAAATCGGTGCTCGACAAGGGCGCCGAGAAGAACGCCTCGCAGATCGACCTCTCCGGGAAGGAGGAAGAGGTTCTGATGGCGATCTACTCGGGCGTGTCGCCGTTCGAGGTGCCGGAGTTTCTGGATATTAACACGGACGAGGTCGAGGAGATCTACGAGCGACTGATCGAACTGGACGTCTTAGAGGAGGTGCGGGTTCGACGAGAGGTCGCGTTGAAACCGCGCGGCCGAAACATCGCGAGCGAAGCGATGAACAGCAAGTAG
- a CDS encoding HEAT repeat domain-containing protein — protein sequence MTLFELERNVEFEQLIEHLEGSSNSNIRRRSAEILGSLESEAGGNRYPRDEVIDALVDASQTDDADEVRAAAIDALDQYGQDALEQFIGEISGQDLDEIAEWKKAKVLARGLQADRPELRMAAATGLGRIGEDNVVRALVNQLDDPDPRVRKRIARALGRIESPEPVPALSKRLHEDQYGVRVEIAYALADIGTDNALRELVDVADDEDETVRRIAVDALGRLGSVEAVEILAGALRDDSDSVRRTAMFSLVQLLSEAPASASHKVREKIVGELEQANASEAIEPLIEILDRSSETAQRRNAAWLLGRIANEEYRQAAQDALIDTLADEDEMTSKFAATSLSLLEGGDLEQRLLDLVEDDIRDEEMRVKALFVLGKIGGEQSRNRLSSFVDRTESDRLRKRGFSALSKLGGAGAMSGDFA from the coding sequence ATGACGCTATTCGAACTCGAGCGCAACGTCGAATTCGAGCAACTCATCGAGCACTTAGAGGGAAGTTCGAACTCGAATATTCGACGTCGATCGGCGGAAATACTCGGTAGTCTGGAGTCCGAAGCGGGCGGGAACCGATACCCGCGGGACGAGGTCATCGACGCGCTCGTCGACGCCTCCCAAACTGACGACGCCGACGAGGTCCGGGCTGCAGCCATCGACGCGCTGGACCAGTACGGCCAGGATGCACTCGAGCAGTTCATCGGCGAGATTTCCGGCCAGGATCTCGACGAGATCGCAGAGTGGAAGAAGGCGAAAGTACTGGCGCGTGGACTGCAGGCCGATCGTCCCGAATTGCGGATGGCCGCCGCCACCGGTCTCGGACGGATCGGCGAGGACAACGTGGTCAGGGCCCTCGTCAATCAGCTGGACGACCCGGATCCGCGCGTTCGAAAGCGGATCGCACGCGCGCTCGGGCGAATCGAATCCCCCGAACCCGTCCCGGCGCTCTCGAAAAGGCTCCACGAGGATCAGTACGGCGTTCGAGTCGAAATCGCGTACGCGCTCGCGGATATCGGCACGGACAACGCCCTGCGAGAACTGGTCGACGTCGCCGACGACGAGGACGAGACGGTTCGCCGGATCGCGGTCGACGCGCTGGGACGACTCGGCAGCGTCGAGGCGGTCGAAATCCTCGCGGGCGCGTTGCGCGACGACTCCGATTCCGTCCGGCGAACAGCGATGTTCTCGCTCGTGCAGTTGCTCTCGGAAGCACCCGCGTCGGCCAGCCACAAGGTCCGCGAGAAGATCGTCGGCGAACTCGAGCAGGCCAACGCCAGCGAGGCGATCGAGCCGCTGATCGAGATCCTCGATCGGAGTTCGGAGACCGCACAGCGGCGCAACGCGGCGTGGCTGCTCGGTCGGATCGCGAACGAGGAGTACCGACAGGCGGCACAGGATGCGCTGATCGACACGCTGGCCGATGAGGACGAGATGACCTCGAAGTTCGCCGCGACGAGCCTGTCGCTGCTGGAAGGCGGCGACTTAGAGCAGCGGTTGCTCGATCTGGTCGAAGACGACATCAGGGACGAGGAGATGCGCGTCAAAGCCCTGTTCGTCCTGGGGAAGATCGGTGGCGAGCAGTCTCGCAATCGGCTCTCGTCGTTCGTCGACCGAACGGAGAGCGACCGGCTCCGGAAACGGGGCTTCTCCGCCCTCTCGAAACTGGGCGGAGCGGGCGCGATGAGTGGTGACTTCGCATGA
- a CDS encoding DUF7385 family protein: MDRIDLESGFSIHDYRAKLKLLNDSGATRTLENRRELRCPACNRAFDRLFVSERETATFETAPDRPFCLARTDEKLLLLTH; the protein is encoded by the coding sequence ATGGACCGCATCGACCTCGAGAGCGGGTTCAGCATCCACGACTACCGGGCGAAGCTAAAACTCTTGAACGATTCGGGAGCGACGCGCACGCTCGAGAACCGACGGGAACTGCGATGTCCCGCGTGTAATCGCGCGTTCGATCGGTTGTTCGTTAGCGAGCGAGAGACGGCGACCTTCGAGACGGCCCCGGATCGACCGTTCTGTCTCGCGCGGACGGACGAGAAACTGCTTCTGCTGACCCACTAG
- a CDS encoding helix-turn-helix transcriptional regulator, producing the protein MREDTTNTRSVFDELSNAAANKQSESESESYETIRGTATGADAGTDAGNSVERELDSLLEQVQGALATDDIQFDEALIKENLDEVLLMLIALREETHGKELLSDLTHLFDATLSPGTVYPALHDLKEEDVLAMHTKVRTKEYSIDDEAYVREAVEQTMRQHLAFGLLLYAFLARH; encoded by the coding sequence ATGCGTGAGGATACAACCAACACGCGGTCAGTGTTCGACGAACTGTCGAACGCAGCCGCGAACAAGCAGTCGGAATCGGAATCAGAATCGTACGAAACTATCCGCGGGACGGCTACGGGAGCCGACGCCGGTACAGATGCCGGAAACTCGGTCGAGCGGGAACTCGATAGCTTGCTCGAGCAGGTACAGGGTGCTTTAGCGACTGACGACATTCAGTTCGACGAGGCGCTCATCAAGGAGAACCTCGACGAGGTGCTGCTGATGCTCATCGCGCTTCGCGAGGAGACCCACGGGAAGGAGCTACTCTCGGACTTGACGCACCTCTTCGATGCGACGCTCAGTCCGGGGACCGTCTATCCGGCGCTCCACGACCTCAAGGAGGAGGACGTGTTGGCGATGCACACGAAGGTGCGGACGAAGGAGTACTCGATCGACGACGAGGCGTACGTCCGCGAGGCCGTCGAGCAGACGATGCGCCAACACCTGGCGTTCGGACTCCTCCTGTACGCCTTCCTCGCCCGCCACTAA
- a CDS encoding DUF7112 family protein: MADRVSSDHPSVQTVRATCTETATGAYVAIPDDDSDAFPTDEVVRIVLDGDELFAKLDRPLAEDGVSIPGVYETPDGARDPSSGTDRLPAWLDDHGISAGGSVLVDIVEPDFLYGLREPGATAYYDAHEPPSDSLSEIAKNLEDG, translated from the coding sequence ATGGCAGATAGAGTCTCGAGCGATCACCCGTCGGTGCAGACGGTGCGAGCGACGTGTACCGAAACGGCGACCGGCGCGTACGTGGCGATTCCCGACGACGACAGCGACGCGTTTCCGACCGACGAAGTCGTGCGGATCGTCCTCGACGGCGACGAACTGTTCGCGAAGCTCGATCGGCCGCTGGCCGAAGACGGGGTCTCGATTCCCGGCGTCTACGAGACGCCCGACGGCGCACGCGATCCGAGCAGCGGCACCGATCGACTCCCGGCGTGGCTCGACGACCACGGCATTTCGGCCGGCGGCTCGGTGCTGGTCGATATCGTCGAACCCGACTTTCTCTACGGCCTCCGCGAGCCCGGCGCGACGGCGTACTACGACGCCCACGAACCCCCGAGCGACAGCCTGAGCGAGATCGCGAAGAACCTCGAGGACGGGTAA
- a CDS encoding 30S ribosomal protein S6e: MASFTVVVGDPDSGSSYQLEAEDQDANRFIGKSIGEEVDGGAVGLDGYTLEITGGSDDAGRPLNPNVPGANLTEVLMEGRQTGYKPSRDGERRRVTVRGSEVSDAVAQINASIVDRGSADVDELLGEGEDDE; the protein is encoded by the coding sequence ATGGCAAGTTTCACTGTCGTCGTCGGCGACCCCGACTCCGGGTCGTCCTACCAGCTCGAGGCAGAGGACCAGGACGCGAACCGATTCATCGGCAAGTCGATCGGCGAGGAAGTCGACGGCGGTGCCGTCGGTCTCGACGGCTACACGCTCGAGATCACGGGCGGCTCCGACGACGCGGGCCGACCGCTCAACCCGAACGTGCCGGGCGCGAACCTGACGGAAGTCCTGATGGAAGGTCGCCAGACCGGCTACAAGCCGTCCCGCGACGGCGAGCGCCGCCGAGTCACCGTCCGCGGGAGCGAGGTTTCCGACGCAGTCGCCCAAATCAACGCCTCGATCGTCGACCGCGGCAGCGCGGACGTCGACGAGCTGCTGGGCGAAGGCGAGGACGACGAATAA
- a CDS encoding TetR/AcrR family transcriptional regulator, with protein MTDPDVREAIMEATYEALCEHGYTDLTAQDIADRTDKSKSLLFYHYDSKDDLVADLLAYLREQFDEGIETTRTLAPTTRLAMFIDWYLYGSSGEDERRSFHTALLELRTQAPHNERYREQLQRSDEQLRTTLEEILQDGIDAGEFVDHDTAETAALLLAALDGARTRQLAFNRDEYLGQVRSGVITQVIDDLLADDASFPAETQQELFGSGPEDAQADGEPSADANGDADDDSKTSGGDDS; from the coding sequence GTGACCGATCCCGACGTTCGCGAGGCGATCATGGAAGCGACCTACGAGGCCCTGTGCGAGCACGGCTACACCGATCTGACCGCGCAGGATATCGCCGACAGGACGGACAAGAGCAAGTCCCTGCTGTTCTACCACTACGATTCCAAGGACGACCTCGTCGCCGACCTGCTCGCGTACCTCCGGGAGCAGTTCGACGAGGGGATCGAGACGACTCGAACGCTGGCGCCGACGACGCGGCTGGCGATGTTCATCGACTGGTACCTCTACGGCTCGAGCGGCGAGGACGAACGCCGATCCTTTCACACGGCCCTGCTCGAGTTGCGGACGCAGGCCCCGCACAACGAGCGGTACCGCGAGCAGCTCCAGCGAAGCGACGAGCAACTCCGGACGACGCTCGAGGAGATCCTGCAGGACGGGATCGACGCCGGCGAGTTCGTCGACCACGATACCGCGGAGACGGCCGCGTTACTGCTCGCCGCGCTGGACGGCGCACGAACCCGGCAACTGGCGTTCAACCGCGACGAGTACCTGGGCCAGGTCCGGTCGGGCGTCATCACACAGGTCATCGACGATCTCCTCGCCGACGACGCGTCGTTCCCCGCCGAAACCCAGCAGGAACTGTTCGGATCGGGTCCCGAAGATGCCCAGGCAGACGGCGAACCGTCC